The stretch of DNA CCCCACGGTGAGCAGGAGCATCACCACGCTGACCGCGCTGGACATCCCGAAGTCGCCCTTGCCGGTGCCGAGCTGGTAGATGAACGTGCCGAGCAGGTTGGTCTCGTTGGCGAAGCCGCCGGCGTCCTGGAGCAGCTTGATCTGGGTGAAGACGCGCAGGTCCCAGATCAGCTGAAGCAGCAGCACGATCGAGATCACCGGCGCGATGAGCGGGAGCACCACGTAGCGCAGGCGCTGCCACCAGGAGGCGCCGTCGAGCTGGGCGGCCTCCATCACCTCGGCCGAGACCTGGGTGAGCCCGGCGTACACGCTGAGGGCGACGAACGGCACGCTCATCCAGATGACGATGACGCCGGCCACCATGAAGAACGAGAGTGGCTGCGCCAGCCAGTTGTGCTGGTCCGCCGCGTCGATGCCGATGCGGACCAGGAACCAGTTGAGCAGGCCGCGGCGCCAGTCGACGATCCAGACCCAGATCGTCACCGCGGCCACGGCGGGCGTCGCCCACGCGAGCAGCAGCGACACCTGGATTACGATCCGCGCCGCCCGGCTCACCCGCTGCATGAGCAGCGCGAGCAGGCCCCCGACCGCGACGGTGAGGAACGCGACCACCACGCAGAAGACCACCGAGCGGACCACGACGGCCCACAGCGACGGGTCGCTGACCAGCGTGCGGTAGTTGTCCAGCCCCACCCACTCCGGCGGCTGCCCGAACTGCTGCTTGAGGCCGAACTTGCGGAAGCTGGTGACGAGCTGCCAGCCGATCGGGTAGCCGAGGGCGGCGACCAGGATCACGACCGCCGGGGTCAGCAGCAGCCACGGGGCGCGGGAGCGTCGGCGCCGGTCCACAGGAGCGCCTCCCTCCGGGCCGTGGGCGGTCGCGGGTGCCGCGGCGGCCGGGACGGGACCCGTCCCGGCCGCCGTGGTGGTGGTCACTGCTGGTTGAGGATCGGGGTGATCTTGGCGTCGTACTCGGCGGCGAGGGCCGCGAGGTCGGACGCGTCACGGATCTTGCCGAAGAACTCCTCCATCAGCTGCGAGGACTCGACGGCGGCCCAGCCGGGCGCCGCCGGGGTCAGCTTGCTGTTGAGCGCCGAGTCCATGAGCGCCTTGGCGAACTGGTCGTTCCCCAGCGAGCTCACGTAATCGCTGTTGGCCGGGCCGAGGCCCGCCTTGCCCAGCATCTGCTGGTACTCCGGCGAGAAGATGATGCGCAGCAGCTCGCGGGCGAGGTCCTGGTTCTTGCTCGCGGCGGAGATGCCGATGTTCGAGCCACCGGCGAAGACCGGCGCGGGCTTGCCGTCGTTGCCCGGCAGCACCATGACCTCGAACTTCTTGTCGTTCCAGGTGCGGGTGTCCTTGCCGTCGACCTTGGTCAGGTCGCCGATGGACCAGTGCGCCCAGCCCGGCGCCATGATCGTCGCGGCCGACAGCGAGGTCTTGCCGGTCACCGCACCGGTGTCGTCGGTGATCTTGTCGCTGTCGTTGATGTAGAGCCAGGGCGACTGGTCCTTGGCGTCGGCCGGGGCCTTCGAGGCGCTGCGGTAGATCTGCTGCAGCTGCTGGAGACCCTTGAGGCTGTTCGGGTCGGACAGCGTGGACACCCACTGGCCGTCGACCTTCTTCGCGAGGTCGCCGCCGTTGGCGAAGATCCACGAGATGCCGTTGCGCCAGTCCTGGCCGCCGAGGAAGAAGCCCGAGAAGTTCTTGATGCCGCGCGGGTTCTTCTGCGCCAGGGTCGCGACGTCGGAGTTGAACTGGTCGAGCGTCGTCGGCGTCGAGAGCCCGGCCTGCTGCCAGATGTCCTTGCGCATGAACATGTAGCGCGAGCCGAAGTAGTAGGGCAGCGCGTACTTCTTGCCGTCGACGCTGCCGGCCTCGACGAACGACGGGAGCAGCTTGTCGCCGCCGAGCTCGTCGTACATGTCGCTGATGTCGGCGAAGGCGCCCACGTTGGTGAACGTCGGCGCCTGCGTGTTGCCCAGCTCGAAGACGTCGGGGGTGTTCTCGGGGTCCGGCAGCGCCGTGGTGAGCTTGGTGAGCAGGTCGCCCCACGACTGCTCCTCGATCGTGAGCGTCGCGCCGGTCTTCGCCTTGAAGGTGTCCTTCAGGTAGGTCCGCAGCTCGTCGGGCGTGTCACCGCCGGCGAGCCACAGGGTGATCGTGCGGGTCGAGTTGTCCGCGGGAGCGGAGGAGGTGGCGGACGGGCTCGTGCTGCCGCTGCCGCTGCTGCAGGCGGACAACGCGAGCGTCGCGGCGGCTGTCGCCGCGACCAGGCCGATGAGCTTCTTCATGCGGAATGATCCGTTCCGTGAGAGGGCCGCCGAAGCGGCTGTTCCGGTTCGAGTCCTTGCTGCTCGGTGGATTCAGGCCACCCCCCACTGGTCCCAGAGGACCAGCACTGCAGCCCCGCGCAGGACGATGTCGTCGGGGTCGGCCGCGACGCGCACCTCGAGGGAGGACGCGTTGCGGGCGAGCATCCGCCGGCGCAGGGTTTCGTCCACGGCTCTGAGCAGCGGGCCGTCGACGAGATCGAGTGGGCCGGCGAGCACGACCTCGGCGAGGTCGAGCGCGGCCACGACAGGGGCGAGCGCGATGGCGAGCCGCTCGCCCGCGGCGCGCAGGGCGGCGCCGGAGTCGGTGGAGGTGTCGGCGAGCGCCTTCTGGAGGCGCGGGGCGGACAGCCAGGTCTCGAGGCACCCGACGTTGCCGCAGGTGCAGGTCTCGCCGCCGTCGGTGCCGACGGTGACGTGGCCGATCTCGCCGGAGGCGAAGTGCGCGCCGCGGATGCGCCGGCCGCCCACGATGAGGCCGCAGCCGACGCCGAGCCCGATGCGCACCACGGCGATGTCGTCGCCACCGGCGCCGAGGGTGTGCTCCGCGTGCACGGCGGCGTCGGCGTCGTTGCACACGAGCACCGGCAGCCCGGTGGCCTCGGCGAGGATCGCGCGCAGCGGGACGTCGGCCCAGCCCAGGTTCGGCGCGGTGAGCACGTCGCCGTCGGGGCCCACCACCCCGGGCGTGCCGACGCCGACACCGAGCAGCGGCGCGGTCGCCGCGCCGACGGCCTCGGTGACCACGGCGAGGACGTCGGCGAGCACGTCGTCGCCGGACGCCGAGCCGCCGAGCGGGCGCTCGCACAGGTGCAGCACGCCGCCGTCGAGGTCGACGACGGCCGCCCGGAGGACCTCGTGGCCGGTGAGGTCGACGCCCACCACCTGCAGTCCCGCCCGGTTGACGTCGACGAGGGTGGCGGGCTTGCCCGGGCGCACCCGGTCGGACTGGCCGAGCTCGACCGCCTGCCCCCGCTCGAGCAGCTCGCCCACGAGGTCCGAGGCGGTCACCTTGGTGAGCTGGAGGCGGCGGGCGAGGTCGGCCCGGCTCATGGGGCCCTCGGTGTAGAGGGCCTGGAGCACGAGCGAGAGGTTCTGGCGCCGGCCGTCCGCGGGCAGGACCGCGCTGTCGTGCTGCAGGCGGCGGGGGGATCGGCTCGGCACGGAGGTTAGTAAAGTTTACTAACCAACCTCGGTCAAGACTCTCGAGGAGCGGTTACCGAAGCGTGACCCGGGGCCTCAGGCCAGCCACGTGCCGGCCCGCAGCACCCGCCGCACGCGCAGCGAGGCCGGGTCGAGCACGGCGAGGTCGGCCCGCAGGCCGGCCCGCACCTGGCCCAGCTCGTGGTCGAGGCCGAGCACGCGGGCGGGCGAGGCCGACGCCTGTTGCGACGCGCGCAGCAGGCCCGTGTCGTCAGGGGCCCCGGCGCCGGGGCCGTGCGCCGCGGCGCGGAACCCGACGTCGGCGGTGGCGACGCTGCCGGCGATCGGGCCGCTGCCGCCGACGCGGGCCACGCCGTCGGCGACCACCACCGTGAGGCCGCCGAGCTCGTAGCGGCCGTCGCCGAGGCCGGCGCCGGCCATCGCGTCGGTGACCGAGAGCAGCCGCCCCGGCGCCACGCAGCCGTCCAGCCACGCGGTGAGCGCGGGGTCGAGGTGCACGCCGTCGCGGATCAGCTCGAGCGTCACGTCCTCGGCCGCGAGCAGCGCGACGACCGGCCCGGGGTCGCGGTGCCCCACGGGGCGCATCGCGTTGAACAGGTGCGTGGCGTGCGAGGCGCCGGCCGCCACGGCGGCAGCCGTCGTGGCGTGGTCGGCGTCGGTGTGCCCCACGGCCGCGACGGCGCCGTGGCCGACGACGCGCCGCACGGCGTCGAGGCCGCCGGGCAGCTCCGGCGCCAGCGTGACCATCCGGACCGCGTCGCGCCCCACG from Frankiales bacterium encodes:
- a CDS encoding ABC transporter permease subunit; amino-acid sequence: MTPAVVILVAALGYPIGWQLVTSFRKFGLKQQFGQPPEWVGLDNYRTLVSDPSLWAVVVRSVVFCVVVAFLTVAVGGLLALLMQRVSRAARIVIQVSLLLAWATPAVAAVTIWVWIVDWRRGLLNWFLVRIGIDAADQHNWLAQPLSFFMVAGVIVIWMSVPFVALSVYAGLTQVSAEVMEAAQLDGASWWQRLRYVVLPLIAPVISIVLLLQLIWDLRVFTQIKLLQDAGGFANETNLLGTFIYQLGTGKGDFGMSSAVSVVMLLLTVGLSWYYVRSLMKEDSA
- a CDS encoding extracellular solute-binding protein yields the protein MKKLIGLVAATAAATLALSACSSGSGSTSPSATSSAPADNSTRTITLWLAGGDTPDELRTYLKDTFKAKTGATLTIEEQSWGDLLTKLTTALPDPENTPDVFELGNTQAPTFTNVGAFADISDMYDELGGDKLLPSFVEAGSVDGKKYALPYYFGSRYMFMRKDIWQQAGLSTPTTLDQFNSDVATLAQKNPRGIKNFSGFFLGGQDWRNGISWIFANGGDLAKKVDGQWVSTLSDPNSLKGLQQLQQIYRSASKAPADAKDQSPWLYINDSDKITDDTGAVTGKTSLSAATIMAPGWAHWSIGDLTKVDGKDTRTWNDKKFEVMVLPGNDGKPAPVFAGGSNIGISAASKNQDLARELLRIIFSPEYQQMLGKAGLGPANSDYVSSLGNDQFAKALMDSALNSKLTPAAPGWAAVESSQLMEEFFGKIRDASDLAALAAEYDAKITPILNQQ
- a CDS encoding amidohydrolase family protein; its protein translation is MDLLLTAAAVVVPDAVLRPGWVRVRGSRIAEVGHGLPHGPVRDPDGAVLDLGDAVVVAGFVDVHCHGGGGHSFGADPSESAAAAAAHLAHGTTTLVASLVTGPLDRTAREVDALAELVQQGVLAGVHLEGPWLSAARCGAHDAALLRAPAPGDVDALVGRDAVRMVTLAPELPGGLDAVRRVVGHGAVAAVGHTDADHATTAAAVAAGASHATHLFNAMRPVGHRDPGPVVALLAAEDVTLELIRDGVHLDPALTAWLDGCVAPGRLLSVTDAMAGAGLGDGRYELGGLTVVVADGVARVGGSGPIAGSVATADVGFRAAAHGPGAGAPDDTGLLRASQQASASPARVLGLDHELGQVRAGLRADLAVLDPASLRVRRVLRAGTWLA
- a CDS encoding ROK family protein, which encodes MSRADLARRLQLTKVTASDLVGELLERGQAVELGQSDRVRPGKPATLVDVNRAGLQVVGVDLTGHEVLRAAVVDLDGGVLHLCERPLGGSASGDDVLADVLAVVTEAVGAATAPLLGVGVGTPGVVGPDGDVLTAPNLGWADVPLRAILAEATGLPVLVCNDADAAVHAEHTLGAGGDDIAVVRIGLGVGCGLIVGGRRIRGAHFASGEIGHVTVGTDGGETCTCGNVGCLETWLSAPRLQKALADTSTDSGAALRAAGERLAIALAPVVAALDLAEVVLAGPLDLVDGPLLRAVDETLRRRMLARNASSLEVRVAADPDDIVLRGAAVLVLWDQWGVA